In a single window of the Pseudodesulfovibrio profundus genome:
- a CDS encoding calcium/sodium antiporter, which translates to MTIDIITFLASSLLLWFGANWIVTSAALIARKFNVSELVIGLTIVALGTSAPEFLVTVNAAMRGHNDISLSNVVGSNIFNLGFILGLMAMIKPLVSNKTIVYRDGLLLFLTTVGILLVSMTGELGHLFGASLMALLIAYLVYLGFKRENVGDEELDDLEGKEANWLHFGILIAGFVAISAGGHLMVTAATSIASALGVSSWVIGVTIVAAGTSLPELVTCLAASVKGKNQMLLGNLIGSDFFNFAGVLGLTCLIKPLPVSPEASSGLIVLVGMVGLVLILLRTGWRVSRLEGALLVGINMVRWIGDFTS; encoded by the coding sequence ATGACCATCGATATTATTACGTTTTTGGCTTCCTCTTTGCTCCTCTGGTTCGGGGCAAACTGGATTGTGACTTCCGCAGCGTTGATCGCACGGAAATTCAACGTTTCGGAACTGGTAATCGGGTTGACCATCGTTGCCCTTGGCACATCTGCGCCCGAGTTTCTTGTAACCGTCAACGCCGCCATGCGCGGTCACAACGACATATCCTTATCCAATGTCGTTGGCTCCAATATTTTCAACCTCGGCTTCATTCTCGGCCTCATGGCCATGATCAAGCCGCTGGTCTCCAACAAGACCATCGTGTACCGGGACGGGTTGCTCCTGTTCCTTACGACGGTCGGTATTCTGCTCGTTTCCATGACGGGTGAGCTTGGGCATCTGTTCGGTGCCAGCCTCATGGCACTCCTGATCGCCTACCTCGTCTATCTCGGTTTCAAGCGCGAGAACGTGGGAGATGAAGAACTGGATGATCTGGAAGGAAAAGAGGCCAATTGGCTTCATTTCGGCATCCTGATAGCGGGATTTGTCGCTATTTCAGCCGGTGGACACCTCATGGTTACGGCTGCAACATCCATTGCCTCTGCATTGGGTGTCTCCTCATGGGTCATCGGCGTGACCATTGTCGCGGCTGGTACAAGCCTGCCCGAACTGGTTACCTGTCTGGCTGCGTCGGTCAAGGGCAAGAACCAGATGCTCCTTGGCAACCTGATTGGTTCAGACTTCTTCAACTTTGCCGGAGTCCTTGGACTGACATGCCTTATCAAGCCGCTGCCGGTGTCTCCTGAAGCCTCTTCAGGGTTGATTGTGCTGGTTGGTATGGTGGGACTGGTGCTGATTCTGCTGCGGACAGGATGGCGTGTCAGCCGTCTTGAAGGCGCACTGCTGGTCGGTATCAACATGGTCCGCTGGATCGGTGACTTTACGAGTTAG
- a CDS encoding tRNA(5-methylaminomethyl-2-thiouridylate) methyltransferase gives MTNTARKQYDALALLSGGLDSILAMRTIMDQGLSVLGLHFVTPFFGKPHLIPFWKEHYGIEVIEVDIRSKYVDMMLDGPSQGYGKWLNPCIDCKITMLTHARELMKQYGAKFIISGEVIGQRPMSQREDALNLITKRADVRDVLIRPLCAKKQPITPMEESGLVDRERLHDWYGRGRKPQMALAKEYGFTEIPTPAGGCCLTEAQGAARFVKLLQEKERPSPNDFSLARVGRQYWAGNHWLTFGRTADDNAQIGACIEPTDYVLKTQGFPGPLAVCRPLDGPWEPEVIKDAAALVASYSTKARRHFDETGELIVIRVKQGDSVEDISVAPSRDNALPWAEPMAEIVKGWKKDQLEIDG, from the coding sequence ATGACCAATACGGCACGAAAACAATACGACGCACTTGCGCTGCTTTCAGGCGGCCTGGATTCCATCCTCGCCATGCGCACTATTATGGATCAGGGACTGAGTGTCCTCGGCCTGCATTTTGTCACGCCTTTTTTTGGCAAACCCCACCTCATTCCATTCTGGAAGGAGCACTACGGCATCGAAGTAATCGAAGTCGATATTCGCTCCAAATACGTGGATATGATGTTGGATGGCCCGTCCCAGGGATATGGCAAATGGTTGAATCCATGCATTGACTGCAAGATAACCATGCTTACTCATGCCAGAGAACTGATGAAACAGTATGGAGCCAAGTTCATCATTTCCGGCGAAGTCATCGGGCAGCGCCCCATGAGCCAGCGTGAGGATGCGCTGAACCTGATCACCAAACGGGCAGATGTACGGGACGTGCTCATTCGCCCGCTGTGTGCCAAGAAACAACCCATCACCCCCATGGAAGAATCCGGGCTGGTGGATCGCGAACGGTTGCACGACTGGTATGGACGTGGACGCAAGCCCCAGATGGCACTGGCCAAGGAGTACGGTTTTACGGAAATACCGACTCCGGCAGGCGGCTGCTGCCTGACCGAAGCGCAGGGGGCAGCACGATTCGTCAAGCTGTTACAGGAGAAGGAGCGTCCCTCTCCTAATGATTTTTCTCTGGCTCGTGTCGGTCGCCAGTATTGGGCCGGAAATCACTGGCTCACCTTTGGCCGTACCGCTGATGACAATGCCCAGATCGGGGCATGCATCGAGCCGACTGATTATGTGTTGAAAACTCAGGGATTCCCCGGACCACTCGCTGTCTGTCGTCCGTTGGACGGACCATGGGAGCCGGAGGTGATCAAGGATGCTGCCGCCTTGGTCGCATCTTACTCCACCAAGGCTCGCAGACATTTTGACGAGACAGGCGAGCTTATTGTCATACGGGTGAAGCAGGGGGATTCCGTTGAGGATATATCCGTAGCTCCATCCCGAGATAATGCCTTGCCATGGGCGGAACCCATGGCGGAAATTGTCAAGGGGTGGAAGAAGGACCAGTTGGAAATTGACGGGTAA
- a CDS encoding Bax inhibitor-1/YccA family protein: MNQYPSMQRSAAKPEVVNAFMRGVYGWMSAGLGLTALVAFAVTQSQTLLQMFFTVDPATGAVGMSSMVFVLFIAELGIVFYLSARISTMAPGTATGLFMLYSGLNGLTLTPILLAYTAESVASTFIITAGMFGTMSIYGMVTKKDLTSWGSLLFMGLIGIVIAMVVNFFLQSSAMAFAISVIGVIIFLGLTAYDTQKLKTMGETVPEGDTAAIRRGTILGALTLYLDFINLFIMLLRLLGNRE; the protein is encoded by the coding sequence ATGAATCAGTATCCCAGCATGCAACGCTCTGCCGCCAAACCGGAGGTAGTCAATGCCTTCATGCGCGGGGTGTATGGCTGGATGAGCGCCGGCCTCGGCCTCACAGCGCTCGTGGCATTTGCCGTGACCCAGTCCCAGACCCTGCTCCAGATGTTTTTCACAGTGGACCCGGCCACCGGAGCGGTGGGCATGTCCAGCATGGTCTTCGTCCTGTTCATTGCCGAATTGGGCATCGTTTTCTACCTCAGCGCACGCATCTCCACTATGGCGCCCGGTACGGCCACAGGTCTGTTCATGCTCTACTCAGGGCTCAACGGTCTGACGCTCACACCGATCCTTCTGGCCTACACCGCTGAGTCCGTTGCATCCACCTTCATCATCACGGCAGGGATGTTCGGAACCATGTCCATTTACGGCATGGTCACCAAAAAGGACCTCACCAGCTGGGGAAGCCTGCTATTCATGGGCCTCATCGGTATCGTGATCGCCATGGTGGTCAACTTCTTCCTGCAGAGCTCGGCCATGGCATTCGCCATCTCCGTAATCGGCGTCATCATCTTCCTGGGCCTCACCGCCTACGATACGCAGAAGCTCAAGACCATGGGAGAAACCGTACCTGAAGGTGACACCGCAGCCATTCGGCGCGGAACGATCCTCGGAGCACTGACCCTGTATCTCGACTTTATCAACCTCTTCATCATGCTGCTCAGACTCCTGGGCAACCGCGAATAA
- the rnr gene encoding ribonuclease R translates to MAKNKRKQPRPSSPPLSTSGLLKLFKEVKRPLSRAEVIRQLKLKKKDKRVVKDMLGDLVEQGKLIRIRRGYGLADAMHCVTGRLEIQRGGFGFVIPEDSRRKDIFINQRDINDAWHGDKVIAAVIRENKGQRNNEGRIVRVLERGRKTLPVKVYKQMRGGDWLCRPTDPRLAFGIIAELNDESIQIKRGDIALCVPGEKIDPTMWEGEITAYLGPEEDISVQEALVKSNHNIRLRFPSGSVNQAEALPSEPSAKDLRDRRDLTKMPFVTIDGTTAKDFDDAILVERIKNGYRLWVAIADVSHYVPEGSPLDREALERGNSYYFPQSVEPMFPERLSNGLCSLNPNVKRLVMVACMDTDQQGRTRSAEMFPAVIQSHARLTYGQVKKAILDKEPEAREEISHVVPMLELAEELARKINALRRERGSLDFDLPEPEILFDINGETSDIRPKTRHFGHQLIEEFMIAANEAVAHFLIEQDMPCLFRIHPPADEEKLKNLFRLLSQTDKDILMPKEMTPKAIQRLIASQKGTDREYIVNRLLLRSMKQAKYSPDNEGHFGLASEEYAHFTSPIRRYADLVVHRLVKAALALKDQDAPAPAIPGQKRLLNIAGHLFGRERAGMDAEREIHKRVMVLFMRDKVGGTFGGVISHITDYGFYVELREVMAEGMVRLSSMDDDYYTYWAHREMLVGERTGQSFQLGQTVEVVLEDVSLERLELNFTLKYVSASAKDYKDLIE, encoded by the coding sequence ATGGCTAAGAATAAACGCAAACAGCCCCGTCCATCCTCGCCACCACTCAGCACCAGTGGCCTGCTCAAGCTCTTCAAAGAAGTGAAACGCCCGCTTTCGCGCGCGGAAGTCATCCGGCAGTTGAAGCTGAAAAAGAAAGACAAGCGCGTGGTCAAAGACATGCTCGGCGATTTGGTTGAGCAGGGCAAGCTCATCCGCATCCGCCGGGGCTATGGTCTGGCCGACGCCATGCACTGCGTCACCGGCCGACTGGAAATACAGCGTGGCGGATTCGGATTCGTCATCCCCGAGGATTCTCGTCGCAAAGACATTTTCATCAACCAGCGCGACATCAACGACGCATGGCATGGCGACAAAGTCATCGCTGCAGTCATCCGCGAAAACAAGGGACAGCGTAACAATGAGGGACGCATCGTTCGCGTTCTGGAACGTGGACGCAAAACCCTGCCCGTCAAGGTATACAAGCAGATGCGCGGAGGCGACTGGCTGTGCCGTCCCACAGACCCGCGCCTTGCATTCGGCATTATCGCCGAGCTCAACGACGAGTCCATCCAGATCAAACGTGGCGACATCGCCCTGTGTGTTCCCGGCGAAAAAATCGACCCCACCATGTGGGAGGGCGAAATCACCGCCTACCTCGGCCCCGAAGAAGACATCTCGGTGCAGGAGGCGCTGGTCAAATCCAACCACAACATTCGCCTTCGATTCCCGTCCGGCTCCGTCAATCAGGCGGAGGCCCTGCCCAGCGAACCGTCTGCCAAGGACCTGCGTGATCGACGTGACCTGACCAAAATGCCGTTCGTGACCATCGACGGCACCACGGCCAAGGATTTCGATGACGCAATACTGGTGGAGCGCATCAAGAATGGCTACCGCCTGTGGGTCGCCATTGCCGATGTATCTCACTACGTTCCCGAAGGATCACCGCTGGATCGCGAAGCTCTTGAGCGCGGCAACTCCTACTATTTCCCCCAATCCGTTGAGCCCATGTTCCCTGAACGGTTGTCCAACGGTCTCTGCTCCCTGAATCCGAACGTGAAGCGACTGGTCATGGTCGCGTGTATGGACACGGATCAGCAAGGTCGCACCCGCTCGGCAGAGATGTTTCCGGCGGTCATCCAGAGCCATGCCCGACTGACCTATGGGCAGGTTAAAAAAGCCATTCTGGACAAGGAACCGGAAGCGCGGGAGGAGATTTCCCACGTTGTTCCCATGCTGGAACTGGCCGAGGAACTGGCCCGGAAGATCAACGCCCTGCGCCGTGAGCGAGGCTCCCTCGATTTCGACCTGCCAGAGCCGGAAATTCTCTTTGATATCAACGGCGAGACTTCGGACATCCGTCCCAAGACCCGTCATTTCGGGCACCAGCTCATCGAAGAGTTCATGATCGCGGCCAACGAAGCCGTGGCCCATTTTCTCATCGAGCAGGACATGCCCTGCCTCTTCCGCATCCACCCGCCTGCAGACGAGGAGAAGCTCAAGAATCTCTTCCGCCTCCTTTCCCAGACGGACAAGGACATCTTGATGCCCAAGGAGATGACGCCCAAGGCCATCCAACGGCTCATCGCATCACAAAAGGGTACAGACAGGGAGTATATCGTCAACCGTCTGCTGCTGCGTTCCATGAAGCAGGCCAAATATTCACCGGACAATGAGGGGCACTTCGGCCTTGCATCCGAAGAGTACGCCCACTTCACTTCGCCCATCCGCCGATACGCCGACCTTGTGGTTCACCGACTGGTCAAGGCCGCCCTGGCCCTGAAGGATCAGGATGCTCCGGCTCCTGCCATTCCCGGCCAGAAACGCCTGCTGAATATTGCCGGACATTTGTTTGGACGTGAACGGGCCGGAATGGATGCCGAACGCGAAATCCACAAGCGCGTCATGGTCCTGTTCATGCGCGACAAGGTGGGAGGCACGTTCGGCGGCGTCATCAGCCACATCACAGACTACGGGTTCTACGTGGAACTGCGTGAAGTCATGGCTGAAGGCATGGTTCGTCTTTCCTCCATGGATGACGATTACTACACCTACTGGGCTCATCGCGAGATGCTGGTGGGCGAGCGGACCGGCCAGTCATTCCAACTGGGCCAGACCGTTGAGGTCGTATTGGAGGATGTCAGCCTTGAACGGTTGGAGCTGAACTTCACATTGAAATATGTCAGCGCTTCTGCCAAGGATTACAAGGACCTGATCGAATAA
- the lpxK gene encoding tetraacyldisaccharide 4'-kinase: protein MSDITTLQQSFAPLLKPFAWANAKAMRLREWAYRRGVMKAWTPPVVTVAVGNIGWGGTGKTPIAGWFLNWAEAHNRKAMLLTRGYKAHPNSYPYHVVPGALAEEAGDEPLMLATEHPEAVVLVDPVRSRSGKLGVKQFDPQLIILDDGFQHMAVKRHCNLVLLKPEDLSHQWNALIPAGSWREPKEALHRADAFLIKIGPEGFDSLLPHFDTLLSHLRRPIFSFQIIPTGLRHVLTGQVKKNFDKKNYLLVTGVGAPDQVERTAKQYLGYKPAKHIVFRDHHTYTKNDVFRIESEARARGCEAILCTPKDAVKLGPMCSDLFWKFDLRVQFGPSSIGKENRFDTWWDRRHEQLLSQKASHGGHLTPGE from the coding sequence ATGAGCGATATAACCACCCTCCAACAATCCTTTGCCCCCCTTCTCAAGCCATTTGCCTGGGCCAACGCCAAGGCAATGCGACTGCGTGAATGGGCCTATCGCAGAGGCGTCATGAAAGCATGGACGCCCCCTGTCGTCACCGTTGCCGTGGGCAACATAGGCTGGGGCGGCACTGGCAAAACCCCCATTGCAGGCTGGTTCCTGAACTGGGCCGAAGCACACAACCGAAAAGCCATGCTGCTGACACGGGGATACAAGGCTCATCCCAACTCCTATCCCTATCACGTCGTCCCCGGAGCACTGGCCGAGGAAGCGGGTGATGAACCGCTCATGCTCGCAACAGAACACCCCGAAGCCGTTGTTCTGGTAGATCCTGTCCGCTCCCGCTCCGGCAAGTTGGGAGTCAAGCAATTCGACCCGCAACTGATCATTCTGGATGACGGCTTTCAGCACATGGCAGTCAAACGCCACTGCAATCTGGTCCTGCTCAAACCCGAAGACCTTTCCCATCAATGGAACGCACTCATTCCAGCCGGATCATGGCGTGAACCCAAGGAAGCGTTGCATCGTGCCGACGCCTTTCTGATCAAGATCGGCCCCGAAGGATTTGATAGTCTCCTTCCCCATTTCGACACACTGCTCAGCCATCTGCGCCGCCCGATTTTCAGCTTCCAGATCATCCCGACCGGATTGCGCCATGTGCTCACCGGACAGGTCAAAAAGAATTTCGACAAAAAGAATTATCTCCTCGTGACCGGCGTGGGTGCACCGGATCAGGTAGAGCGCACCGCCAAGCAATACCTGGGCTACAAACCGGCAAAACACATTGTATTTCGAGACCATCACACCTACACCAAGAACGATGTCTTCCGAATTGAAAGCGAAGCACGAGCACGTGGCTGCGAAGCAATTCTCTGCACCCCCAAGGACGCAGTAAAGCTCGGCCCCATGTGTTCGGACTTGTTCTGGAAATTTGACCTTCGTGTGCAATTCGGCCCGTCATCCATCGGCAAGGAAAACCGATTCGACACATGGTGGGACCGCCGACACGAGCAACTGCTCTCGCAAAAAGCCAGTCACGGCGGACACCTTACACCCGGAGAATAA
- a CDS encoding YccF domain-containing protein, translating to MLSFLGNVIWFVMGGVFMALGWFLAGCLMAISIVGLPWARSAFVIAKFTLVPFGNTLIRRDVLTGKKDIGTGGFGFIGNVIWFVIAGWWLCIGHILSGLACAVTIIGIPWGWQHLKIAAITLAPVGMAIVPIEQAENHANRVV from the coding sequence ATGCTTTCATTTCTTGGTAATGTAATATGGTTCGTCATGGGTGGCGTATTTATGGCTCTGGGGTGGTTCCTGGCTGGCTGCCTCATGGCAATATCCATTGTCGGCCTTCCCTGGGCGCGTTCGGCATTCGTCATCGCCAAATTCACTCTCGTTCCTTTTGGCAACACCCTCATTCGACGCGATGTGCTGACCGGTAAAAAAGACATAGGCACCGGCGGATTCGGCTTCATCGGCAACGTCATCTGGTTCGTCATTGCAGGCTGGTGGCTCTGCATAGGTCATATTCTGTCTGGTTTGGCCTGCGCCGTGACCATCATCGGTATCCCCTGGGGCTGGCAGCACCTGAAGATAGCAGCCATCACACTGGCCCCCGTAGGTATGGCAATCGTACCTATTGAACAGGCCGAAAATCATGCAAACCGGGTAGTTTAA